The nucleotide sequence GCTGGGCTGTGGTGAAGTGAAGTTCACTGGCCAGATTCTGCCGACCAGTAAGAAAGTAACCTATCGGATCAATATCAAGCGCGTTATTGCCCGCAAACTGGTACTGGGCATTGCTGACGGCAGTGTCAGCGTCGATGGCAGAGAGATTTATACTGCCGAAGGGCTGCGCGTTGGTCTGTTCCAGAACACAGACTCTTTCTGATTTCATTCAGCTAATTCAGGTTTACACAAATGAAACGAGTTGTAATTACAGGGATCGGCATCACTTCCTGCCTGGGTAACACTCAGGACGCAGTGGCCGACTCTCTCAAGCAGGGACGTTCCGGCATTCGCTTCAACGAAAGTTATGCTGAGCAGGGATTCCGCAGTCAGGTGTCTGGCAGTGTTGACATTGACCTGAGCGAACACATTGACCGCAAAACCGTTCGCTTTATGGGCAGCGCCGCTGCCTATGCCTACATTGCCATGAAACAGGCGATTGAAGACGCTGGTCTGGCCGAAGACCAGGTCTCTAACCCACGAACCGGCCTGATTGCAGCCTCCGGCGGAGCCTCTTCCGAAAACATCGTTGAGTCTGCCGACATTATGCGCAGCAAAGGCGTTAAGCGTGTTGGCCCATACCGTGTGACCCGCACCATGGGCAGCACCGTTTCAGCCTGTCTGGCAACACCGTTCAAGATTAAGGGTGTTAACTACTCCATTACGTCTGCCTGTGCCACCAGCGCACACTGTATTGGCAACGCGGTAGAACAGATTCAACTGGGCAAACAGGATATTGTCTTTGCCGGTGGCGGTGAAGAAGAACACTGGACCCAGACCGGCCTGTTTGATGCCATGGGCGCGCTGAGTACCAAATATAATGACACACCGGACAAAGCTTCCCGGGCTTACGATGCTGACCGTGATGGTTTTGTTATTGCGGGCGGCGGCGGCATGGTGGTCGTTGAAGAACTGGAACATGCCCTGGCACGGGGCGCTACAATCTACGCGGAAATCGTCGGTTACGGTGCCTCCTCTGATGGTTATGACATGGTCGCCCCATCCGGTGAAGGCGCTATTCGCTGCATGAAGATGGCACTGGAAACCGTTGACGGTCCTGTTGACTACATCAACACCCACGGCACTTCAACTCCAGTGGGCGACGTTGCTGAGCTGAAAGCGCTGAAAGAAGTGTTTGGCAATGATATGCCTACCATCAGTTCCACCAAATCCCTCTCTGGTCACTCCCTGGGGGCTGCCGGCGTACAGGAAGCCATTTACTGCCTGCTGATGATGAAGCACGACTTTATCACCGCCTCAGCTAATGTTGAGACTGTCGATCCGGAAGCTAAAGGTCTGCCCATTCTGGTGGGAGACGCTAAAGAACAAAAGCTGAACCGCATCCTGTCTAACAGCTTCGGCTTTGGTGGCACAAACGCCTGTCTGGTGATGCAGCGCTACGATAGCTGATGTAGAAGCTGATACACCTGAAGACCGCTCTCCGATAACCCGGTCAGCGTTCAGAGCTGCCTTCTTCAGAAGGTGGCTCAACCCTCTACCCCTAAGCACCCCGCAGTCCCATCAAATATTCTGCCGCAAA is from Endozoicomonas gorgoniicola and encodes:
- the fabB gene encoding beta-ketoacyl-ACP synthase I, translating into MKRVVITGIGITSCLGNTQDAVADSLKQGRSGIRFNESYAEQGFRSQVSGSVDIDLSEHIDRKTVRFMGSAAAYAYIAMKQAIEDAGLAEDQVSNPRTGLIAASGGASSENIVESADIMRSKGVKRVGPYRVTRTMGSTVSACLATPFKIKGVNYSITSACATSAHCIGNAVEQIQLGKQDIVFAGGGEEEHWTQTGLFDAMGALSTKYNDTPDKASRAYDADRDGFVIAGGGGMVVVEELEHALARGATIYAEIVGYGASSDGYDMVAPSGEGAIRCMKMALETVDGPVDYINTHGTSTPVGDVAELKALKEVFGNDMPTISSTKSLSGHSLGAAGVQEAIYCLLMMKHDFITASANVETVDPEAKGLPILVGDAKEQKLNRILSNSFGFGGTNACLVMQRYDS